In Candidatus Moanabacter tarae, the genomic stretch ATTCAGCCGATGGGATTCGCTGGAGTGTGGAAAATAGCCTGAAACGATTACGGGTGAATTTTATCGATTCCGTTCTCATCCATGATCCGAGAGAGGATGATAATCCCCTAGCTCCTGGTGCGGCCTTTGACGCCTTGTTGCAATTGAAGGCGGAAGGGATTATCGGGCATATGGGGATAGGGGTTCGATCGCACGAATGGCACCGCAAGGCAATTGAGACCGGTCATTGCGATATTGTTCTTACGTTTCTCGACTATACTTTGATCAACCAATCCGCAGCAGATACGGTAATCCCTCTTGCACTCAAAAATGATGTTGGCGTTATCCTTGCGAGTGTACAGGGGATGGGGTTGTTGGCGGGACCAGAGCCAGACATAAAGATTGAAGAACGGCGTCCTCCTGGACAAGTTCAGTTAGCTCACGACATTTGGAAGTGGTGTCAAGAGAGGGATGTGAATATTCGTCAACTCGCCTTAGGATTCTGCCTGGCTGCACCCCTGAATGGGAATGGAATGGTACTGGCAGGTCCGGCAAACAAGCTAGAGGTTCAGGAGGTATTAGAGGCAGCAACAATACCATTGCCGAGAGAAGTATGGCAGGAGTTTGAGGATCGGTTTGGGGTTGGAGTAAAGATGTAAAATTTCGATCAACAAGAGGGCCTCGGTTTTGCTGGATAAGTTGATAAACAGAGAGCGGAGGATGCAGGGATAATAGTTTATAACTGACTCTGTGAATAGGATTCCTTGCCTTCTTCTCTGTTGCGAGCGAATTTTGAAGACGAGATCTCATCGTTGGCGAATGGAATAAACTTTTTTTGTAATTGGAGTCGAAAAAATACGGTAGGGTCTCATGTTTCGACAAGGACAATAGATTAGCCATTTCCCATGAAAATTACAAATATCAAGACCTTCCTTGTTGACGGGTATCTGCTTGTTCGCGTTTACACAGATTCTGGTATCGTTGGTAATGGCGAAGCCGGACTTTGGGCCTACCATCGAACGGTAAAGACTGCCATAGAAGAGATCGCAGAGTACTATATTGGCAAGGATCCACTACAGATTGAATTCCACGCTCAAGTTGTCACACGGAATACACACTTTCGGGGTTCTGCTCTTAATGCAGCATACAGTGCTATCGATATTGCTCTTTGGGATATCCTCGGAAAGTCCGTTAATTTGCCTGTGTATCAACTGCTAGGAGGAAAGTGTCGTGAGCGGGTTCGTGTATTCGCTAACGTCATTGGAGACTCGATAGAAGAACTATGCGAATCTGCACGAACTTCTGTAGAACAAGGGTATATGGTCCTGAGACTAACACCTTTCTCAACCAACTTCGAACAACAGGAATCAACCAAAGTCATCGCGAGTGCGGTCGAATTAGTAGCAGGAGTGAGGGATGCAATTGGAATGGAGATTGACTTAGGTCTGGAGATTCATCGGAACCTCCAGCCTGATCAGGCTATTACGCTGGCCTCCGAACTAAAACCATTCCGATTGAAATTTTACGAAGATCCTTTGCCGCCGGAGAGCACAGGAGC encodes the following:
- the dgoD_3 gene encoding D-galactonate dehydratase, encoding MKITNIKTFLVDGYLLVRVYTDSGIVGNGEAGLWAYHRTVKTAIEEIAEYYIGKDPLQIEFHAQVVTRNTHFRGSALNAAYSAIDIALWDILGKSVNLPVYQLLGGKCRERVRVFANVIGDSIEELCESARTSVEQGYMVLRLTPFSTNFEQQESTKVIASAVELVAGVRDAIGMEIDLGLEIHRNLQPDQAITLASELKPFRLKFYEDPLPPESTGALEYISRHIDIPMAVGERSYDLFQFRELLERKIVAFIRPDLSLAGGFTQVKKIAAIAEADFVQIFPHLMGSPVNTAAFTHLAVAIPNYYVMESNRHSVKQSAVVDQPFVIEEGYRRVEDRPGIGVEIDEKALESLAFQPRQISGNFHSDGSVAH
- the fdh_1 gene encoding D-threo-aldose 1-dehydrogenase → MDNRTKMVELETRRLGRTEMKPKALGLGCAFLGSPQRVDEDGAIEAVRYAIDQGVNFLDTSSGYGAGESERRVGLALEDGYRKKIYLQTKAGTHPERQNDYSADGIRWSVENSLKRLRVNFIDSVLIHDPREDDNPLAPGAAFDALLQLKAEGIIGHMGIGVRSHEWHRKAIETGHCDIVLTFLDYTLINQSAADTVIPLALKNDVGVILASVQGMGLLAGPEPDIKIEERRPPGQVQLAHDIWKWCQERDVNIRQLALGFCLAAPLNGNGMVLAGPANKLEVQEVLEAATIPLPREVWQEFEDRFGVGVKM